From a region of the Pseudomonadaceae bacterium SI-3 genome:
- the recA gene encoding recombinase RecA — translation MDENKKRALAAALGQIEKQFGKGAVMRMGDHDRQAIPSISTGSLGLDIALGIGGLPRGRIVEIYGPESSGKTTLTLSVIAEAQKMGATCAFVDAEHALDPDYAGKLGVNVDDLLVSQPDTGEQALEITDMLVRSNAVDVIIVDSVAALVPKAEIEGEMGDTHVGLQARLMSQALRKITGNIKNANCLVIFINQIRMKIGVMFGSPETTTGGNALKFYASVRLDIRRTGAVKEGDEVVGSETRVKVVKNKVAPPFRQAEFQILYGKGIYRNGEVIDLGVQQGLVEKSGAWYAYKGNKIGQGKANAAKFLEENVEIGREIEQQIRDKLLVVAPDTKANPAGENLVEADA, via the coding sequence ATGGACGAGAACAAGAAGCGCGCCTTGGCTGCTGCCTTGGGCCAGATCGAAAAGCAGTTCGGTAAAGGCGCGGTCATGCGTATGGGCGATCACGATCGCCAGGCTATTCCCTCCATTTCCACCGGTTCGCTGGGCCTGGACATCGCGCTTGGCATTGGCGGATTGCCTAGAGGGCGAATCGTTGAAATCTACGGCCCGGAATCTTCGGGTAAAACCACGCTGACCCTGTCGGTTATCGCTGAAGCCCAGAAGATGGGCGCTACCTGCGCATTCGTCGATGCCGAGCACGCGCTTGATCCAGATTACGCAGGCAAGCTCGGCGTCAATGTCGATGATCTGCTGGTTTCCCAGCCGGATACCGGCGAGCAGGCGTTGGAAATCACCGACATGCTGGTGCGCTCCAATGCGGTCGACGTGATCATCGTCGACTCGGTTGCTGCGTTGGTGCCCAAGGCCGAAATCGAAGGTGAGATGGGCGATACCCACGTCGGTTTGCAGGCGCGTCTGATGTCCCAGGCGCTGCGCAAGATCACTGGTAACATCAAGAACGCCAATTGCCTGGTGATCTTCATCAACCAGATCCGCATGAAGATCGGCGTGATGTTCGGTAGTCCGGAAACCACCACCGGCGGTAACGCGCTGAAGTTCTACGCTTCGGTCCGTCTCGACATCCGTCGTACTGGCGCGGTGAAAGAAGGGGACGAAGTGGTTGGTAGCGAAACGCGGGTCAAGGTGGTCAAGAACAAGGTGGCGCCACCGTTCCGTCAGGCTGAGTTCCAGATCCTTTATGGCAAGGGCATCTACCGCAATGGCGAGGTCATTGACCTTGGCGTGCAGCAGGGTCTGGTCGAGAAGTCCGGCGCCTGGTATGCCTACAAGGGCAACAAGATTGGTCAAGGCAAGGCTAATGCGGCCAAGTTCCTTGAAGAGAACGTGGAGATCGGTCGCGAGATCGAACAGCAGATTCGCGACAAGTTGCTAGTGGTTGCGCCTGATACCAAGGCCAATCCGGCCGGCGAAAATCTGGTCGAAGCCGACGCCTAA
- a CDS encoding DTW domain-containing protein, whose amino-acid sequence MSHAVVRLRDARLARSAKPFIARGSRTPRCARCRVAASHCLCDWLPAVTTNSAVCLIMHDIEPLKPSNTGWLIADIVADTYAFTWQRTAVEPGLLELLADTRYQPVVVFPGEYASPDRVVSEVKAAPGKRPLFILLDATWTEARKMFRKSPYLNHLPVLSLQAEVLSRYRLRRSTRSEHLCTAEVAALCLGLAGDEQGAAALDTWLDAFTDHYLGAKHHRTPDPDDETHKALAAMGQR is encoded by the coding sequence ATGTCTCATGCCGTAGTCCGTCTTCGCGACGCGCGCCTGGCGCGTAGCGCCAAGCCGTTCATCGCACGTGGTTCGCGTACGCCCCGGTGTGCTCGCTGCCGTGTGGCCGCTAGTCATTGTTTGTGCGACTGGCTGCCAGCCGTAACGACCAACAGCGCGGTGTGCCTGATCATGCACGATATCGAGCCGCTGAAGCCGAGCAATACCGGCTGGCTGATTGCAGATATCGTGGCCGACACCTACGCCTTCACGTGGCAGCGGACCGCTGTGGAGCCTGGTTTGCTGGAACTGCTCGCCGATACCCGATATCAGCCGGTGGTGGTCTTTCCGGGCGAGTATGCGTCACCTGATCGGGTGGTCTCGGAGGTGAAGGCCGCGCCAGGAAAGCGTCCGCTGTTCATTCTGCTTGATGCGACCTGGACCGAGGCGCGCAAGATGTTTCGCAAAAGCCCCTACCTGAATCATCTGCCGGTGCTGAGCCTGCAAGCCGAGGTGCTGTCACGCTACCGCCTGCGCCGTTCGACGCGCAGTGAACATCTATGCACCGCAGAAGTTGCTGCGTTGTGCCTTGGCTTAGCGGGAGATGAGCAGGGCGCGGCGGCGCTGGATACTTGGCTCGATGCATTCACCGACCATTATCTCGGCGCCAAGCACCACCGTACGCCAGACCCTGATGATGAAACCCACAAAGCGCTGGCCGCCATGGGCCAGCGCTGA
- a CDS encoding recombination regulator RecX has product MPVVLDSPAAVRRAAMDLLARREHGRIELSRKLRLRGAPAELIEPALERLADEGLLSEARYLESFVRMRANAGYGPLRIREELTQRGLAREDIEQALRDSGFDWNAQLHEVWLRKFGELPGDQRERARQGRFLSYRGYPLDLIGRLLRGASLD; this is encoded by the coding sequence ATGCCGGTCGTGCTCGACAGCCCCGCCGCTGTGCGGCGGGCAGCCATGGATCTACTGGCCCGGCGCGAGCATGGACGCATCGAGCTGAGTCGCAAATTGCGCTTACGCGGTGCGCCAGCTGAACTCATCGAGCCTGCGCTGGAAAGGTTGGCCGATGAGGGATTGCTTAGCGAAGCTCGTTATCTGGAGAGTTTCGTGCGCATGCGAGCCAACGCCGGGTACGGTCCATTGCGCATACGTGAAGAGCTGACCCAGCGAGGGCTGGCTCGAGAGGATATCGAGCAGGCATTACGCGACAGCGGCTTCGATTGGAATGCGCAACTGCACGAAGTCTGGTTGCGCAAGTTCGGTGAGTTGCCGGGCGATCAGCGGGAAAGGGCTCGTCAGGGCCGATTTCTCAGCTACCGTGGCTATCCGCTGGACTTGATCGGGCGCCTCCTACGAGGCGCTTCGCTCGACTGA
- a CDS encoding xylulose 5-phosphate 3-epimerase, translated as MNQLLPSLVELDHHAEIQPEFGSWRTGYGPFEHALETQAAVFRLAHQLVQAKMQPDLASVYRLLQAIDRIGSAGLWLVVHMTYARRVRLDGAPLCAEDFKAAPEGHTGGSLNMVPAYAGYLGLNALTGRTRAWLMGQGHCVAAIEALNLLTDNMHPEQKEAYGDGEAGLNRLLEDFYGYHQAADGSPSAPLGSHVNAHTGGGIAEGGYLGFAELQYAHMPLPGETLVAFLSDGAAEEQRGSDWMPRWWRAEDCGVALPIMIANGRRIEQRTQLGTHEGLEGFRQHLSRCGFDPIPFDGRDPAAFVCALWEMEQRLARRVEEKARGLLRYPLPIPYGVAETIKGFGFYGAGSNAAHNLPLPGNPHVDDASRELFNTHVAPLFVPWDELEHARHLVAQSRHARPAERDSVLAMRRPAAPTMPSLRYHDHACSPMAAVDDFFVELTRANPSLRPRVGNPDELASNRLGGVLKALKHRVVDPEGEFEAVDGKIITALNEEAVVSACLANQGGLNLVASYEAFCVKMLGAVRQGLIFARQQKEVGRPAGWLGWPIIATSHTWENGKNQQSHQDTTFCEALLGEMSDMARVLFPADHNSALALLPSIYQARGALACLVMPKRERPAIFNQVQAEQLARDGAIIVDEQKGTNPLLLIANGSYQLTEMQRATERLKEAGVSYRLVYLQEPGRFRAPRDRWEIEALAADGVTERLFPEQIEMRVLLTHMRPEVARGHLWPILPDVRRNSVLGYRNRGGTLDEGGMQFANRASWANVLAACARLLDVPRTALLKPDEAAAVAGKGDPRVLR; from the coding sequence ATGAATCAGCTACTGCCCAGTCTTGTCGAGCTGGATCATCATGCGGAGATCCAGCCAGAGTTCGGTTCCTGGCGAACCGGGTATGGACCTTTCGAGCATGCCTTGGAAACGCAGGCTGCGGTGTTTCGTCTGGCTCATCAACTGGTACAGGCGAAGATGCAGCCGGATCTGGCAAGTGTCTATCGGTTATTGCAGGCCATCGACCGAATCGGCTCGGCAGGACTCTGGCTGGTCGTGCACATGACCTATGCGCGTCGCGTTCGGCTCGACGGTGCGCCACTCTGCGCCGAGGACTTCAAGGCTGCGCCAGAAGGGCATACCGGCGGCTCGCTGAACATGGTGCCTGCCTACGCCGGTTATCTTGGACTGAACGCTCTGACAGGCCGTACGCGTGCATGGTTGATGGGGCAGGGCCATTGCGTCGCAGCGATCGAAGCGCTGAATCTGCTTACCGACAATATGCATCCCGAGCAAAAGGAAGCTTATGGCGATGGCGAAGCAGGCCTCAACCGACTGCTCGAGGATTTCTATGGCTACCATCAGGCGGCGGATGGCAGCCCATCGGCGCCTCTGGGCAGCCATGTCAACGCGCACACCGGCGGCGGTATTGCCGAAGGCGGGTACCTTGGTTTCGCCGAGCTGCAATATGCCCATATGCCACTGCCTGGCGAGACGCTTGTCGCCTTCCTTTCTGATGGTGCGGCAGAGGAGCAGCGCGGCAGCGACTGGATGCCACGTTGGTGGCGTGCTGAGGATTGTGGCGTGGCGCTGCCGATCATGATCGCCAACGGTCGGCGAATCGAACAACGAACCCAGCTTGGTACCCACGAGGGGCTTGAAGGGTTTCGCCAGCACCTGAGCCGTTGTGGCTTCGACCCGATTCCCTTCGATGGTCGTGACCCGGCAGCCTTCGTCTGTGCATTGTGGGAGATGGAGCAGCGCCTGGCCCGGCGGGTCGAGGAAAAGGCTCGCGGCCTGCTGCGCTATCCGCTGCCGATCCCCTACGGCGTTGCCGAGACGATCAAAGGGTTCGGCTTCTATGGCGCCGGCAGCAATGCGGCGCATAACCTGCCGTTGCCGGGTAACCCGCACGTCGATGACGCCTCGCGCGAGTTGTTCAATACACATGTCGCCCCGCTTTTCGTGCCTTGGGATGAGCTTGAGCACGCTCGCCATCTGGTTGCACAGTCCCGTCACGCGCGCCCCGCCGAGCGCGACAGTGTTCTGGCGATGAGGCGGCCCGCTGCGCCGACCATGCCGTCCCTCAGATACCACGATCACGCTTGTTCACCGATGGCAGCGGTAGATGATTTTTTTGTCGAACTCACCCGCGCCAATCCGTCGTTGCGCCCTCGTGTAGGTAACCCCGATGAACTCGCCAGCAATCGCCTGGGTGGGGTACTCAAAGCGTTGAAACACCGTGTGGTCGATCCTGAAGGGGAGTTCGAGGCGGTGGACGGCAAGATCATCACGGCACTGAACGAAGAGGCCGTGGTTTCCGCCTGTCTCGCCAACCAGGGTGGGCTGAACCTGGTTGCCAGTTATGAGGCCTTCTGCGTCAAGATGCTCGGTGCGGTACGCCAAGGCCTGATTTTCGCCCGGCAGCAGAAGGAAGTGGGACGGCCCGCTGGTTGGCTTGGCTGGCCGATCATCGCCACATCGCACACCTGGGAAAACGGCAAAAATCAGCAGTCGCACCAGGACACCACCTTCTGCGAGGCCTTGCTGGGCGAGATGAGCGATATGGCGAGGGTTCTGTTTCCTGCGGACCACAACAGTGCCTTGGCGCTGCTGCCTTCCATCTATCAGGCCCGCGGTGCGCTGGCTTGCTTGGTCATGCCTAAGCGTGAGCGGCCTGCCATTTTCAATCAGGTCCAGGCCGAGCAGCTTGCGCGTGATGGCGCGATCATCGTCGACGAGCAGAAGGGCACTAATCCCCTCCTTCTGATTGCGAACGGCAGCTACCAGTTGACCGAAATGCAGCGGGCCACCGAGAGGCTCAAAGAGGCGGGTGTCAGCTATCGTCTGGTTTATCTTCAGGAGCCGGGGCGCTTCCGCGCGCCGCGTGATCGTTGGGAAATCGAGGCGCTCGCAGCGGACGGGGTGACCGAACGTCTGTTTCCTGAACAGATCGAGATGCGGGTATTGCTGACCCACATGCGCCCTGAGGTAGCGCGTGGTCATCTCTGGCCAATCCTGCCGGACGTGCGGCGCAATTCAGTGCTGGGCTATCGCAATCGCGGTGGCACCCTGGACGAGGGTGGCATGCAATTCGCCAACCGGGCGTCCTGGGCGAATGTGCTGGCCGCCTGCGCACGGTTGCTCGACGTACCGCGAACTGCGTTGCTTAAGCCGGATGAGGCCGCCGCGGTGGCTGGCAAGGGCGATCCGCGCGTGCTGCGTTAG
- a CDS encoding MBL fold metallo-hydrolase — protein MALLSFLGAIQQVTGSCYLIETHGGVRVLLDCGMRQGRREEEAGNRAGFSFDPQTLDAVVLSHAHIDHSGLLPKLVAAGFKGPIHVTEATGKLVELMLLDSANIQEKDAEWENRWRARLGKPAIKPLYTRVDTERMLTQRQPHAYGEAFEAAPGVSVNFFDAGHILGSAIVQVDVEDFGSTRRLVFSGDLGNACSPLMHAPTPLSEADVLLMESTYGDRDHRDHQATIEELAEILQQAHRDGGNVLMPSFAVGRTQDLIYYLGLLYHQGRVPQQVVFLDSPMAIGANAIYSLFQEQLEIQPGIPGDDNRQRIETWLPIFRATPTAEESMAINRFKSGAIIIAGSGMCNGGRILHHFKHNLWREECHLIIPGFQASGTLGRAIVDGAKTVKLMHQRIAVKAQVHTLGGFSAHAGQSQLIEWASQFKTRPELYLVHGELDKMRALQEALRDRLDWQANIPEPGDRIAL, from the coding sequence ATGGCTTTGCTCAGCTTTCTCGGCGCCATCCAACAGGTCACCGGATCCTGCTACCTGATCGAAACTCATGGAGGCGTTCGCGTGCTTCTCGACTGCGGCATGCGCCAAGGGCGGCGCGAAGAGGAAGCAGGCAACCGAGCGGGTTTCAGCTTCGATCCTCAAACCCTGGATGCCGTGGTGCTGTCGCACGCGCACATCGATCATAGCGGCTTGCTACCGAAGCTAGTGGCAGCAGGATTCAAAGGGCCAATCCATGTCACCGAAGCGACCGGCAAGCTGGTCGAGCTGATGCTGCTCGACTCTGCGAACATTCAGGAAAAGGACGCCGAGTGGGAAAACCGGTGGCGGGCGCGTTTGGGCAAGCCAGCCATCAAGCCCCTCTACACCCGGGTCGACACCGAACGCATGCTGACGCAACGTCAGCCTCATGCCTATGGCGAAGCGTTCGAAGCAGCACCGGGGGTTTCTGTGAACTTCTTCGATGCGGGGCACATCCTTGGGTCAGCCATCGTTCAGGTCGACGTTGAAGATTTCGGCTCCACCCGCCGACTGGTCTTTTCTGGCGATCTGGGCAATGCCTGTTCACCACTGATGCACGCACCGACGCCATTGAGCGAAGCCGACGTACTGCTGATGGAATCTACCTATGGTGATCGCGACCACCGTGATCACCAGGCCACCATCGAGGAGCTGGCCGAGATCCTTCAGCAGGCCCACCGCGACGGTGGAAACGTACTCATGCCGTCTTTCGCGGTCGGCCGCACGCAAGACTTGATCTATTACCTTGGCCTCCTCTACCACCAAGGCCGTGTACCTCAGCAAGTGGTCTTTCTGGACAGCCCGATGGCCATCGGCGCGAACGCGATTTACTCACTGTTCCAAGAGCAATTGGAGATACAGCCCGGCATACCTGGCGACGACAACCGGCAGCGTATCGAAACATGGCTGCCGATATTCAGGGCGACGCCGACAGCCGAAGAGTCAATGGCCATCAACCGTTTCAAGAGTGGCGCGATCATTATCGCGGGCAGCGGCATGTGTAATGGCGGGCGCATTCTTCATCACTTCAAGCACAACCTCTGGCGTGAAGAATGCCACTTGATCATTCCAGGCTTCCAAGCGAGCGGCACACTCGGTCGCGCCATCGTCGATGGAGCCAAGACCGTCAAGCTGATGCACCAGCGCATAGCGGTGAAAGCTCAGGTTCATACCTTGGGCGGTTTCTCAGCGCATGCCGGACAATCACAGCTGATTGAATGGGCGAGCCAATTCAAGACGCGTCCGGAGCTCTATCTCGTGCATGGGGAGCTAGACAAGATGCGCGCCTTGCAGGAAGCACTGCGTGATCGCCTCGACTGGCAAGCCAACATTCCGGAACCAGGCGACCGCATCGCCCTCTGA
- a CDS encoding damage-inducible protein CinA has protein sequence MSTLTELAAQLGHALQQKSAQVTTAESCTGGGIAEAITRVAGSSAWFEAGFVTYSNRQKSSQLRVPEHLFSEVGAVSREVVEAMTRGAQAASGARYAVAVSGVAGPGGGSPEKPVGTVWLAWACDNERYSRRFQFDGGRQAVREQSVKAALVGLIRLATGENPIEG, from the coding sequence ATGTCCACCTTGACCGAACTCGCGGCCCAGCTGGGCCATGCGCTTCAGCAAAAGTCGGCGCAAGTAACCACAGCCGAGTCCTGCACCGGGGGAGGTATTGCCGAGGCCATTACCCGTGTTGCCGGAAGCTCGGCCTGGTTCGAGGCTGGCTTCGTCACCTATTCCAACCGTCAGAAATCCAGTCAGCTGCGCGTGCCGGAACATCTGTTTTCCGAAGTAGGTGCAGTGAGCCGTGAGGTCGTCGAAGCGATGACCCGCGGGGCCCAGGCTGCCAGCGGGGCGCGCTACGCTGTGGCGGTCAGCGGCGTAGCGGGGCCGGGCGGCGGTTCGCCAGAAAAGCCGGTCGGTACGGTGTGGCTGGCCTGGGCCTGCGACAATGAACGGTACTCAAGACGTTTTCAGTTCGACGGCGGCCGGCAGGCCGTTCGTGAACAGAGTGTGAAGGCGGCGCTCGTCGGATTGATCCGCCTGGCGACAGGAGAAAATCCGATTGAGGGCTAG
- a CDS encoding ion transporter, translating to MSALEQASNASTNLLLVTLVNVIVVAVVVAVHYEFLSRLSASRPSPHFHHRVGIVFGVFGALTAHAVEVWVFAFAYYLMHHSPGWGTLAGEFNGSLLDCAYFSFTTFTTVGFGDIHPVGAIRFLTGIEALTGLVLITWTASFLFLEMQRHWTVR from the coding sequence ATGTCTGCACTAGAACAGGCGTCGAATGCATCGACGAATCTGCTCCTCGTTACGCTGGTCAACGTAATTGTCGTCGCGGTTGTCGTGGCGGTTCACTACGAGTTTCTGTCGCGCCTGTCTGCAAGCAGGCCGAGCCCACATTTCCATCATCGTGTAGGAATCGTGTTTGGCGTGTTCGGTGCGTTGACGGCACATGCGGTAGAGGTCTGGGTGTTTGCCTTTGCCTACTATCTCATGCACCACTCGCCTGGCTGGGGAACGCTGGCTGGTGAGTTCAACGGCAGCCTGCTGGACTGTGCCTATTTCTCTTTCACGACATTTACGACCGTTGGCTTTGGCGACATCCATCCCGTTGGCGCCATTCGATTCCTGACCGGCATCGAAGCACTGACGGGATTGGTATTGATCACCTGGACCGCCTCGTTTCTGTTTCTCGAAATGCAGCGCCACTGGACTGTCCGGTGA
- a CDS encoding TIGR00730 family Rossman fold protein, whose protein sequence is MPFESDDYLSRHFKTSGAELSKKIDELVALVVPSSSQNLPLYREMLVTVMRMAQADRSRWDAKILLQTMREMEHAFSRLDQFKRRRKVTVFGSARTPVEHPLYALARELGATLARYELMVITGAGGGIMAAAHEGAGMDNSLGLNITLPFEQHANPTVDGTDHLLSFHFFFVRKLFFIKEADALVLCPGGFGTLDETLEVLTLVQTGKSPLVPIVLLDEPGGTFWKDALDFMRRQLEGNRYILPTDMRLMRLVDNAEDAAAEIDHFYSNFHSSRWLQDRFVMRMNHVLNDAAVSYMNEHFADLCLNGRFEQQACCEMELDEPELQPLPRLSFVFNGRDHGRLRELTDFINAREHWASPLGAED, encoded by the coding sequence ATGCCTTTCGAATCGGACGATTACCTGTCGCGGCATTTCAAAACCAGTGGCGCCGAACTGTCGAAGAAAATCGATGAACTGGTTGCCTTGGTAGTCCCATCCAGCAGCCAGAACCTGCCGCTGTATCGGGAAATGCTGGTCACCGTCATGCGCATGGCACAAGCCGATCGAAGCCGTTGGGACGCAAAGATTCTGCTTCAGACCATGCGCGAAATGGAGCATGCCTTCAGCCGCCTCGACCAGTTCAAGCGTCGCCGCAAGGTGACTGTTTTCGGCTCTGCACGCACCCCCGTCGAGCACCCGCTGTACGCACTTGCCCGGGAGCTCGGCGCGACGCTTGCACGCTACGAGTTGATGGTTATTACCGGCGCCGGTGGCGGCATCATGGCGGCCGCCCATGAAGGCGCAGGCATGGATAACAGCCTCGGCCTTAACATCACCCTGCCCTTTGAGCAGCATGCCAACCCGACGGTAGATGGCACCGACCACCTGCTGTCCTTCCACTTCTTCTTCGTGCGCAAGCTGTTCTTTATCAAGGAGGCGGATGCGTTGGTACTGTGTCCCGGTGGTTTCGGCACACTGGACGAGACCCTGGAAGTGCTTACCCTGGTTCAGACGGGTAAGAGCCCGCTGGTGCCAATCGTCCTGCTGGATGAACCCGGCGGCACGTTCTGGAAAGATGCGCTGGACTTTATGCGTCGCCAGCTTGAGGGCAATCGTTACATTCTGCCGACCGACATGCGATTAATGCGCCTCGTGGACAATGCCGAAGACGCTGCCGCAGAGATTGATCACTTCTACAGCAACTTCCACTCGAGCCGATGGTTGCAGGATCGCTTCGTCATGCGCATGAATCATGTGCTGAACGATGCCGCGGTGTCCTACATGAACGAACATTTCGCCGACCTCTGTCTCAATGGTCGCTTCGAGCAGCAAGCGTGCTGTGAAATGGAGCTGGACGAGCCGGAACTGCAGCCTTTACCCAGGCTGAGCTTTGTTTTCAACGGCCGGGATCACGGCCGGCTACGGGAACTGACCGACTTCATCAATGCGAGGGAACACTGGGCTTCGCCATTGGGTGCCGAAGATTGA